From Nocardioides daedukensis, the proteins below share one genomic window:
- a CDS encoding DUF881 domain-containing protein, which translates to MPTSPRDHRPSGANGESPDGANGRSPLGGKSRGRWRIGTPLVFAACGSLFLVSAVNSGGNDLRPGRVTDMASLVRSESANVEAKQERARRLSEEVDELSAQVDDAQVRRTRAAARKLEGPAGFREVTGHALTVTLSDAPTELRSDAEDINRLVVHQQDIQAVVNAMWLAGAEAIMIQGQRIISTTGIKCAGNSVELQGIPYPQPFVVTAIGNPEAMQQNIDNDYDISLYRADAANPAIQIGWDMEVEESATAPAYEGLRDLSYATPLTS; encoded by the coding sequence ATGCCCACCTCTCCACGCGACCACCGCCCCTCCGGGGCAAATGGGGAGAGCCCTGACGGGGCAAATGGGCGGAGCCCCCTTGGGGGCAAGAGCCGTGGGCGCTGGCGCATCGGAACGCCGCTGGTCTTCGCAGCGTGCGGTTCGCTGTTCCTGGTCAGCGCGGTCAACAGTGGGGGCAACGACCTGCGTCCGGGCCGGGTCACGGACATGGCCTCGCTGGTTCGCAGCGAGAGTGCCAACGTGGAGGCCAAGCAGGAGCGGGCCCGCCGGCTGAGCGAGGAGGTCGACGAGCTCTCGGCGCAGGTCGACGACGCGCAGGTACGCCGTACCCGTGCCGCGGCACGCAAGCTCGAGGGACCCGCCGGGTTCCGGGAAGTGACCGGGCATGCGCTGACGGTGACCCTCTCGGACGCGCCCACCGAGCTGCGCAGCGACGCCGAGGACATCAACCGGCTCGTGGTGCACCAGCAGGACATCCAGGCCGTCGTTAACGCGATGTGGCTCGCCGGTGCCGAGGCGATCATGATCCAGGGCCAGCGGATCATCAGCACCACCGGGATCAAGTGCGCCGGCAACTCGGTCGAGCTGCAGGGCATCCCCTATCCGCAGCCGTTCGTGGTCACCGCCATCGGCAATCCCGAGGCGATGCAGCAGAACATCGACAACGACTACGACATCAGCCTCTATCGCGCCGACGCGGCGAACCCCGCGATTCAGATCGGCTGGGACATGGAGGTCGAGGAGTCGGCGACGGCACCGGCCTATGAGGGTCTGCGCGACCTGTCCTACGCTACGCCGCTGACCAGCTGA